The Streptomyces capitiformicae genome contains the following window.
GCGCCCAGGCGCCCGGCTTCCTGACCCCCTGGCTCGAACTCCCCGGTGCCGCCGACCGCCTCGCCGCGTGGTCGGACGCCATCGGGCTCGACCTCGTCCACTACGGGACGAACGCCGACGCGGACGAGATCCGGGACACCTCGGTGGCCCAGCCGCTGCTGGTCGCGGCCGGACTGCTGTCCGCCGCGGCACTCGGTGACATGACGCCCGGCGCGGTCGCGGGCCACAGCGTCGGCGAGATCACCGCCGCCGCCTTCGCCGGTGTCCTCGACGTTTCCGAAGCCCTGGCCCTCGTACGCAAGCGGGGTCTGGCCATGGCCGAGGCCGCCGCGATCACCGAGACGGGTATGTCCGCGCTGCTCGGCGGCGACCCCGAGACGACCGTTCCGCATCTGGAGAAGCTGGGCCTGACCCCGGCGAACGTGAACGGTGCGGGCCAGATCGTGGCCGCCGGCACCCTGGAGCAGCTGGCCGCGCTGGAGGCGGACAAGCCCGAGGGTGTCCGCCGGGTCGTGGCCCTCAAGGTCGCCGGCGCCTTCCACACGCACCACATGGCCCCCGCGGTCGACGCGCTCGCCGAGGCCGCCGCCGGACTCTCCCCCGGGGACCCGAAGTTCACGTACGTGTCGAACAAGGACGGGAAGGCCGTCGCCACCGGCGCCGACGTGCTCGCCCGGCTGGTCGGCCAAGTCGCCAACCCGGTCCGCTGGGACCTGTGCATGGAGACCTTCAAGGAGCTGGGCGTGACCGCGCTCGTCGAGGTGTGCCCGGGCGGCACGCTCACCGGTCTCGCCAAGCGCGCGCTGCCGGGTGTGAAGACCCTGGCGCTCAAGACCCCCGACGATCTCGACGCCGCTCGCGAGCTCATCGCAGAGCACGCCTGACAAGGAGCCCGGAGCATGGCGAAGCTGAAGCCCAGCAAGGGTGCCCCGTACGCGCGCATCCTCGGTGTCGGCGGTTACCGCCCGACCCGGGTCGTGCCGAACGAGGTGATCCTCGAGACGATCGACTCGTCCGACGAGTGGATCCGCTCCCGCTCCGGTATCGAGACCCGGCACTGGGCGAGCGACGAGGAGACGGTCGCCGCGATGTCGATCGAGGCCTCCGGCAAGGCGATCGCCGACGCCGGGATCTCGGCCGAGCAGATCGGCGGTGTGATCGTCTCCACCGTCTCGCACTTCAAGCAGACACCTGCCGTCGCCACCGAGATCGCCGACAAGCTCGGCACGGACAAGGCCGCCGCCTTCGACATCTCGGCGGGCTGCGCGGGCTTCGGCTACGGGCTCACCCTCGCGAAGGGCATGATCGTCGAGGGATCGGCGGAGTACGTACTCGTCATCGGCGTCGAGCGGCTGTCCGACCTGACCGACCTGGAGGACCGGGCGACGGCCTTCCTGTTCGGCGACGGCGCCGGCGCGGTCGTCGTGGGCCCGTCCGAGGAGCCGGGCATCGGCCCTACCGTCTGGGGCTCCGAGGGCGACAAGTCCGAGACGATCAAGCAGACCGTGCCGTGGACGGACTACCGCACCGGCCAGGTCGCCAAGTTCCCCGCGATCACGCAGGAGGGCCAAGCGGTGTTCCGCTGGGCCGTGTTCGAGATGGCGAAGGTCGCGCAGCAGGCGCTGGACGCGGCCGGGATCAGCCCGGACGACCTGGACGTCTTCATCCCGCACCAGGCCAACGAGCGGATCATCGACTCGATGGTGAAGACACTCAAGCTGCCGGAGCACGTCACGGTCGCCCGCGATGTGCGCACCACCGGCAACACCTCGGCCGCCTCGATCCCGCTCGCGATGGAGCGGCTCCTGGCGACCGGCGAGGCGAAGAGCGGCGACACCGCGCTCGTCATCGGCTTCGGGGCGGGTCTCGTGTACGCAGCGACGGTCGTTACCCTCCCCTAGGCAACCGTTCCGGATCATGCGGTCCGGAACGGAAACCGCAACACCTGCCGCCGACGCGGCGGACGCCCAACACTCTGGATATCTACGAAGGAGCGCCCTCATGGCCGCCACTCAGGAAGAGATCGTCGCCGGTCTCGCCGACATCGTGAACGAGATCGCCGGCATCCCGGTCGAGGACGTCCAGCTGGACAAGTCCTTCACCGACGACCTGGATGTCGACTCCCTGTCCATGGTCGAGGTCGTCGTCGCCGCCGAAGAGCGCTTCGACGTCAAGATCCCGGACGACGACGTCAAGAACCTCAAGACGGTCGGCGACGCGACCGACTACATCCTCAAGCACCAGGCCTGATCCACCGGATCGGGCCCCGGCCCGGTCCCCGGATCAGTCCGTTCTGCCCCGCCACCCGGCGGTGGCGCCGTTGTCCCCGCCCCGGCGGGGTTGTCCTCCTCGTAACTGTTGGAGAAAGTTTCCGTGAGCTCGACCAATCGCACCGTGGTCGTCACCGGTATCGGCGCAACCACACCGCTGGGTGGCGACGCGACTTCCACCTGGGAGGGGCTGGTCGCCGGACGTTCCGGTGTCGGTCTCCTGGAGCAGGAGTGGGCCGCCGACCAGGCGGTACGTATCGCCGCGCAGATCGCTGTGGAACCGACCGAGGTCATTCCGCGCCCGCAGGCCCGCCGACTGGACCGCTCCGCGCAGTTCGCGCTGATCGCGGCCAAGGAGGCGTGGGCCGACGCCGGTTACACCGAGACGTCCGCCGACGACGGCACCGTCGACGCCGACCGGGTCGGCGCGGTCATCGCCTCCGGCATCGGTGGTGTGACGACCCTCCTCGACCAGTACGACGTGCTGAAGGAGAAGGGCGTACGCCGTGTCTCCCCGCACACCGTGCCCATGCTGATGCCCAACGGCCCGTCCGCCAACGTCGGTCTGTACGTCGGCGCGCGCGCCGGTGTGCACACCCCGGTCTCCGCCTGCGCGTCGGGCGCCGAGGCCATCGGCTACGCCATCGAGATGATCCGCACCGGCCGCGCCGACGTCGTGATCGCCGGTGGCACCGAGGCCGCGATCCATCCGCTGCCGATCGCCGCGTTCGGCAACATGATGGCGATGTCCAAGAACAACGAGAACCCGCAGGGCGCGTCGCGTCCCTACGACACCGGGCGTGACGGCTTCGTGCTCGGTGAGGGCGCGGGTGTGGTGGTGCTGGAGTCCGCCGAGCACGCGGCAGCGCGTGGCGCCCGTGTCTACGCGGAAGCGGTCGGCCAGGGCGTCTCCGCCGACGGTCACGACATCGTCCAGCCCGAGCCGGAGGGTCGGGGCATCGCCCACGCCCTGCAGAACCTGCTGGACCGGACCGACCTCGACCCCGCCGAGATCGTGCACGTCAACGCGCACGGGACGTCGACGCCGGCCGGTGACATCGCCGAGTTGAAGGCGCTGCGCAAGGTGTTCGGTGACGACACCGACCACTTCGCCGTGTCCGCGACGAAGTCCATGACGGGGCATCTGCTGGGCGGTGCCGGTGGTGTGGAGACCGTGGCGACGGTGCTCGCGCTGTACCACCGGGTGGCTCCGCCGACGATCAACGTGGACGACCTCGACCCCGAGGCCGAGGCCAACGCCGACATCGTGCGGGGCGAGGCTCGCAAGCTTCCCGTTGAGGGCCGTATCGCCGCGCTGAACGACTCGTTCGGGTTCGGCGGGCACAACGTGGTTCTGGCGTTCCGGACGGTCTGATCTCCCGTCGTACGAACATCTCCCGTCCTACGAACGTGAAGGGCTCCCACCGGTCGGTGGGAGCCCTTCGTTCGTGTCGGGACTTGTCGCTTACACGACCTGGTGCAGCCAGCGGACCGGGGCGCCCTCTCCCGCGTATCTGAAGGGCTCCAACTCGTCGTCCCACGGCTTGCCCAGGAGCTTGGCGATCTCTGCCTCCAGGTCCGTCTCTCCGCTGCGGGAGCGCGTGAGCGCCGCGCGGAGGCGGTCCTCGGGGATGAGGATGTCGCCGTGGATGCCGGTGACGGCGTGGAAGATGCCCAGGTCGGGGGTGCAGCTGTAGCGCTCGCCCTCGGCGGTGGGGCAGGGCTCGGCGGTGACCTCGAAGCGGAGGAGGTGCCAGCCGCGCAGCGCCGAGGCGAGCTTGGAGGCGGTGCCGGCCTGGCCCTGCCAGGAGAACTCCGAGCGCCAGGTGCCCGGCGCGGCCGGCTGCCGGATCCAGTCGAGGTTCACCCGGGTCCCCAGAACCCCCGCGACGGCCCACTCGACGTGCGGGCACAGCGCGCGCGGCGCGGAGTGCACGTACAGAACTCCACGTGTCGTCACCGGGGCCTCCACAGAGCGGTGCTTCTTGTAACTTGACGGAACGGCAGTGGCGGAGCGGGCCACGTGGCGAGGCTACCGTGCGGCGAAGCAAGGAGTGTGACGTACCGTCGGAGCCAACGCCAGGAAGAACTCGGGTTTCACCCGAGGGGACGCCTGTACGTATGAGAACAGTTGCACCTTCCGTCCCGTCAAACCCAATCTTCATCCGTAGCCGGGCCCCGCGTCGGGAACTCTCGTGCGTTGTCATGAGTGGGGGTTGCACGTGTATGGAGAGAGAAGGGGACCAGGGATGCGGAAGCGACGCCACCGTTCGCACCGTTCGAGGGCGGGGGTCGGTGCCGTCGTGGCGGCGTTCCTGCTGGGTACGGCCGCGTGCGACGCCAGCGGTGGCGACTCCCCAGGTCCCCGGGCCACCGAGGCGAAGGCCCGGCCCTCCGCGTTGCCCACCCCCACCTGGGACAGCACCCCCGAGTCACTGGTCGCCGTCGGGGACTCCATCACCCGTGGCTTCGACGCGTGCGAGGTGCTCTCCGACTGCCCCGAGGTGTCATGGGCCACCGGCAGTGACGCGTCGGTCGACAGTCTCGCCGTACGACTGCTGGGCAAGACCGGGGCTGCCCAGCGGAGCTGGAACTACGCGGTCACCGGGGCCCGGATGGCCGACCTGCCGAGCCAGGTGGCGCGGGCCGTGACCCGCGAGCCCGAACTCGTCGCGGTGATGATCGGCGCGAACGACGCCTGCCGGGCCACCACCGGCGACATGACCCCGGTCACCGACTTCCGCGCCGACTTCGAGGACGCGATGGCCACGTTGCGCAAGAGCCTGCCGAAGGCACAGGTGTTCGTGGCGAGCGTGCCCGATCTGAAGCGGCTGTGGAGCGAAGGGCGGACGAATCCGCTCGGCAAGCAGGTCTGGAAGCTGGGCATCTGTCCGTCGATGCTGGCCGATCCGGATGTGATGACCTCGGCCGCGACCGAGCGGCGCGACGCCGTTCAGGAACGCGTGGTGGCGTACAACGACGTCCTGCGCGATGTCTGCGCCGAGGACCGCTACTGCCGCTACGACGGGGATGCCGTCTTCGACTACCGGTTCGGGCAGGCGCAGCTCAGCCAGTGGGACTGGTTCCATCCGAGCGTGAACGGACAGGCGCGGCTGGCGGAGATCGCGTATCGGGTGGTGAGCGGGAAGGGCACGTGACCGGGGTTCCGGGGGTGACCTAGAGTTTCGCTCATGAACGAACTTTTCGGCACACTTTCCGACGGCACGCCTGTTCATCGCTGGACGCTGGAGCGGGGCGGCACGCGGGTGCGCGTCCTGACGTACGGCGGGATCGTGCAGTCGGTCGAGGTCCCGGACCGCGAGGGCCGAGCCGTTGATGTGGTGCTGGGGTTCGCCGACCTCGACGGGTACCTGCGGAATCAGGGGCCGTTCTTCGGGGCGCTGATCGGGCGGTACGCCAATCGGATCGCCCGGGGGCGCTTCACGTTGGACGGCCGGACGTACGAACTGGAGTGCAACAATCCGCCCAACTCCCTGCATGGTGGTGCGCTCGGGTTCGACAAGCGGGTGTGGGACGCCGAAGCCGTCGAGGGTGGGGTGCGGTTGTTCCGCGTCAGTCCGGATGGGGAGGAGGGGTTCCCCGGGCGGCTCGAGGTGTCCGCCACGTACACGCTCGACGAGGACGGTCGTGCGCTGCGGGTCTCGTACGAGGCGGTCACCGATGCGCCGACTGTCGTGAACCTCACCAACCACTCGTACTGGAATCTCGCGGGGGCCTCGGCCGGGAGTGCGGGTGGGCATGAGCTGCGGATCGATGCGGCGCGGGTGACGCCGGTGAACGGGGATCTGATTCCGACGGGTGAACTGGCCGAGGTCGAGGGGACGCGGTTCGACTTTCGCGTGGCACGGAAGGTGGGGGCCGGGTACGACCACAACTTCGTGCTCGACAAGGGGGTTACGGGGGGTGCCGAGGTGGTGGCGGAGTTGTTCGAGCCGGGATCAGGGCGGGTGTTGACCGTGGCTACGACGGAGCCGGGGATGCAGGTCTATACGGCGGATCATCTGGAGGGGGCGTTCGGGCCCGGGGATGGGATCGCCTTGGAGACGCAGCACTTTCCTGATTCGCCCAACCGGCCGCAGTTTCCGAGTACGGAGTTGCGGCCGGGCGGCGTGTATCGGTCGGAGACTGTTTATGGGTTCGGGGTTCGTTAGCCGCAGTTCCCTTACGCTTCGACAGTTGCCCTTACCCGGCGGTCTGCGATTGAGCGGGCGGCCGCTACCTCGTACGAACCCTTCACGTAGGTCCAGGCGTTGGCGCTCTCGTCCCAGGTTTCGAAGGCTCGGCGTGGGAGTTCGATAACTGCCTCCGCCGTCTCGCCCGGAGCCGCCTCGACCGTGGCGAAGCCGGCCAGCCAGCGGGTCGGGCGGGTCGCGTCCGGGGTGGTCGGGGCCAGGTAGAGCTGTACGGTCTCTCGGCCTGTGCGGGTGCCCGTGTTGCGGACCCGGACCCTCACTGTCGTCGTGTCCGTGATCTCGATCGTCTCGTATGTCCAGTCGGTGTAGCCGAGGCCGTGGCCGAAGGGGTACGACGGGGTCCTGCCCTCCTTCTGCCAGGCTCGGTAGCCGATGAAGACGTCCTCGGTGTACGGGAGTTCGCCGTTCGACGGGAGGACTCGGGTGACCGGGGCCTCGGTCAGGGTGCCCCAGGTGGTGGGCAGGCGGCCGCCCGGTTCGTGGGTGCCCGTGAGGACGTCCGCCAGGGCGGC
Protein-coding sequences here:
- a CDS encoding ACP S-malonyltransferase, with the translated sequence MLVLVAPGQGAQAPGFLTPWLELPGAADRLAAWSDAIGLDLVHYGTNADADEIRDTSVAQPLLVAAGLLSAAALGDMTPGAVAGHSVGEITAAAFAGVLDVSEALALVRKRGLAMAEAAAITETGMSALLGGDPETTVPHLEKLGLTPANVNGAGQIVAAGTLEQLAALEADKPEGVRRVVALKVAGAFHTHHMAPAVDALAEAAAGLSPGDPKFTYVSNKDGKAVATGADVLARLVGQVANPVRWDLCMETFKELGVTALVEVCPGGTLTGLAKRALPGVKTLALKTPDDLDAARELIAEHA
- a CDS encoding ketoacyl-ACP synthase III, giving the protein MAKLKPSKGAPYARILGVGGYRPTRVVPNEVILETIDSSDEWIRSRSGIETRHWASDEETVAAMSIEASGKAIADAGISAEQIGGVIVSTVSHFKQTPAVATEIADKLGTDKAAAFDISAGCAGFGYGLTLAKGMIVEGSAEYVLVIGVERLSDLTDLEDRATAFLFGDGAGAVVVGPSEEPGIGPTVWGSEGDKSETIKQTVPWTDYRTGQVAKFPAITQEGQAVFRWAVFEMAKVAQQALDAAGISPDDLDVFIPHQANERIIDSMVKTLKLPEHVTVARDVRTTGNTSAASIPLAMERLLATGEAKSGDTALVIGFGAGLVYAATVVTLP
- a CDS encoding acyl carrier protein, encoding MAATQEEIVAGLADIVNEIAGIPVEDVQLDKSFTDDLDVDSLSMVEVVVAAEERFDVKIPDDDVKNLKTVGDATDYILKHQA
- a CDS encoding beta-ketoacyl-[acyl-carrier-protein] synthase family protein — encoded protein: MSSTNRTVVVTGIGATTPLGGDATSTWEGLVAGRSGVGLLEQEWAADQAVRIAAQIAVEPTEVIPRPQARRLDRSAQFALIAAKEAWADAGYTETSADDGTVDADRVGAVIASGIGGVTTLLDQYDVLKEKGVRRVSPHTVPMLMPNGPSANVGLYVGARAGVHTPVSACASGAEAIGYAIEMIRTGRADVVIAGGTEAAIHPLPIAAFGNMMAMSKNNENPQGASRPYDTGRDGFVLGEGAGVVVLESAEHAAARGARVYAEAVGQGVSADGHDIVQPEPEGRGIAHALQNLLDRTDLDPAEIVHVNAHGTSTPAGDIAELKALRKVFGDDTDHFAVSATKSMTGHLLGGAGGVETVATVLALYHRVAPPTINVDDLDPEAEANADIVRGEARKLPVEGRIAALNDSFGFGGHNVVLAFRTV
- a CDS encoding DUF3145 domain-containing protein, with the protein product MTTRGVLYVHSAPRALCPHVEWAVAGVLGTRVNLDWIRQPAAPGTWRSEFSWQGQAGTASKLASALRGWHLLRFEVTAEPCPTAEGERYSCTPDLGIFHAVTGIHGDILIPEDRLRAALTRSRSGETDLEAEIAKLLGKPWDDELEPFRYAGEGAPVRWLHQVV
- a CDS encoding SGNH/GDSL hydrolase family protein; this encodes MRKRRHRSHRSRAGVGAVVAAFLLGTAACDASGGDSPGPRATEAKARPSALPTPTWDSTPESLVAVGDSITRGFDACEVLSDCPEVSWATGSDASVDSLAVRLLGKTGAAQRSWNYAVTGARMADLPSQVARAVTREPELVAVMIGANDACRATTGDMTPVTDFRADFEDAMATLRKSLPKAQVFVASVPDLKRLWSEGRTNPLGKQVWKLGICPSMLADPDVMTSAATERRDAVQERVVAYNDVLRDVCAEDRYCRYDGDAVFDYRFGQAQLSQWDWFHPSVNGQARLAEIAYRVVSGKGT
- a CDS encoding aldose epimerase family protein; this translates as MNELFGTLSDGTPVHRWTLERGGTRVRVLTYGGIVQSVEVPDREGRAVDVVLGFADLDGYLRNQGPFFGALIGRYANRIARGRFTLDGRTYELECNNPPNSLHGGALGFDKRVWDAEAVEGGVRLFRVSPDGEEGFPGRLEVSATYTLDEDGRALRVSYEAVTDAPTVVNLTNHSYWNLAGASAGSAGGHELRIDAARVTPVNGDLIPTGELAEVEGTRFDFRVARKVGAGYDHNFVLDKGVTGGAEVVAELFEPGSGRVLTVATTEPGMQVYTADHLEGAFGPGDGIALETQHFPDSPNRPQFPSTELRPGGVYRSETVYGFGVR